One window from the genome of Echinicola vietnamensis DSM 17526 encodes:
- a CDS encoding efflux RND transporter permease subunit, whose product MLNAVIKFFLENKLVTVLLLVVLVAWGLVVVPFQWNTPFLPSDPVPVDAIPDLGENQQIVFTEWMGQSPQDIEDQVTYPLTTSLLGLPGVKAIRSTSMFGLSSIYIIFDDDIDYYWSRSRILEKLNSLPSNLLPANVQPKLGPDATALGQVYWYTLEGRDRNGNPAGGWDLHELRSIQDYYVRYGLAGVSGVAEVASVGGMEKEYHVDLDPDAMKVHGVSMMDVQQALKSTNQAIGASTMEINKVEYYVRALGFVENIQEIAETVVKSTNNVPLRIKDIARVTIGPADRTMKGILDKSGAEAVGGVVIARYGDNPMEVITNVKAKIAAISAGLPEKELSDGRMSKVTIVPFYDRSNLIMETLATLNDAIVLQILMTIIVVMVMVYNLRASLLISAILPLAVLTCFIFMKYTGVDANIVALSGIAIAIGTMVDLGIILNENILRHMEEAPTGQALIKIVYKATKEVATAILTAVATTIVSFLPVFTLQAAEGKLFGPLAYTKTFALISALLFTLLVMPAFAHWVFGIKEKGGFWKKWGNVALTGVGAFGLFWLPLAGIVLMAIGVNNLLLFYYKDTYQKYHSPVLIMIAVVAVSWLLATAWAPLGANVALFTNFLFVLLVVGIILGLFSLFIRYYEQMLSWCLAHKGTFLLLPAMMIFLGLNSWIGFAGLFGWVADGVDRLGWNIRTTKVYSSMVHAFPGMGEEFMPALDEGAFLLMPTSMPHSGVEANKKILQQLDMLVSSIPEITSVVGKAGRAETSLDPAPMSMFENIILYKPEFRVDENGRKIRFAVDEEGTFLKDEQGQLIPDEHGAYYRQWRDHIKSPDDIWDEIAKASKLPGVTSAPKLQPIETRLLMLQTGMRAPIGLKVYGPDLETIAEFSTELEQYLKEVSGVKPAAVFADRSLGKPYLEIDLDRKAIARYGLQVKNVQETISAAMGGMKMTTTVEGRERYAIRARYARDFRQSPEAIEQVLISTSSGIQVPLGEMASIQYRQGPIMIRSEDSFLVGYVLLDKQPNVAEVTVVENAQKYLQGKIDSGELKVPKGVSYRFSGSYENQVRAEKRLSIVIPLCLILIFLILYFQFRSVPITLFIFSAISMAFAGAFIMLWLYGQPWFMDVEVLGSSMRTLFQMKTYNLSVAVWVGFIALFGIATDDGVVMATYLKQRFEVNRTKTVPEIRQAVKEAGMRRIRPCLMTSATTLLALLPVLTSSGRGSDIMIPMAIPSFGGMAVALVSLFIVPVLYSWWEERKIVTNGDLQSKNPKQQRI is encoded by the coding sequence ATGCTCAATGCTGTTATTAAATTCTTCCTGGAGAATAAACTGGTAACGGTTCTCCTGCTGGTGGTTTTGGTGGCATGGGGACTGGTCGTGGTGCCGTTCCAGTGGAATACCCCATTTCTTCCCAGTGATCCAGTGCCGGTGGACGCGATTCCGGATCTTGGGGAAAATCAACAAATCGTCTTCACAGAATGGATGGGGCAATCCCCCCAAGATATTGAAGACCAAGTCACTTATCCCCTGACCACTTCTTTGCTTGGTTTGCCCGGGGTAAAGGCCATTCGGTCCACCTCCATGTTTGGCTTATCCAGCATATACATCATTTTTGATGATGACATTGATTACTATTGGAGCCGCTCCAGGATATTGGAAAAGTTGAATTCCTTGCCCTCCAATCTATTGCCGGCCAATGTTCAGCCAAAACTAGGCCCTGATGCTACTGCATTGGGCCAAGTATATTGGTATACGTTGGAAGGTCGGGATCGGAATGGAAATCCTGCGGGAGGTTGGGACTTGCATGAACTGCGGTCCATTCAAGATTACTATGTGCGTTATGGACTGGCCGGTGTCAGCGGCGTGGCCGAGGTGGCATCTGTGGGAGGAATGGAGAAAGAATACCACGTGGACTTGGATCCCGACGCCATGAAGGTCCATGGGGTTTCGATGATGGATGTGCAGCAGGCCTTGAAATCCACGAACCAGGCCATAGGAGCCAGCACTATGGAGATCAATAAGGTCGAGTATTATGTCCGTGCCCTGGGGTTTGTGGAAAATATCCAGGAGATAGCGGAAACGGTGGTGAAGTCGACCAATAACGTGCCGTTGCGCATAAAAGATATTGCAAGGGTGACCATTGGTCCGGCTGATCGGACAATGAAAGGGATTTTGGACAAGAGTGGAGCAGAGGCTGTAGGGGGAGTGGTCATCGCCCGATACGGCGATAATCCCATGGAGGTTATCACTAATGTGAAGGCCAAAATAGCAGCCATTAGTGCAGGATTACCCGAGAAGGAATTATCCGATGGAAGGATGTCGAAAGTGACCATTGTGCCTTTTTACGATCGATCAAACCTTATCATGGAAACCTTGGCCACGCTAAATGATGCCATTGTCCTGCAGATTTTGATGACCATAATTGTGGTCATGGTGATGGTGTATAATTTACGGGCTTCCCTGTTGATTTCAGCCATTTTGCCCTTGGCGGTGCTTACCTGTTTTATATTTATGAAATATACCGGGGTGGATGCCAACATAGTGGCGCTTTCTGGAATTGCCATTGCGATCGGTACCATGGTGGACCTCGGAATTATCCTGAATGAGAATATCCTCCGCCACATGGAAGAGGCCCCTACGGGCCAAGCGCTGATCAAGATCGTTTACAAAGCGACAAAAGAAGTAGCTACGGCCATACTAACCGCTGTGGCAACCACGATTGTGAGCTTTTTACCAGTCTTTACCTTACAGGCAGCCGAAGGAAAGCTGTTTGGACCTTTGGCGTATACCAAAACCTTTGCGCTGATATCCGCCTTGCTGTTTACGTTACTGGTCATGCCTGCATTTGCGCATTGGGTATTTGGCATCAAGGAAAAAGGAGGTTTTTGGAAGAAATGGGGAAATGTGGCCCTGACGGGTGTAGGGGCTTTTGGACTGTTCTGGTTGCCATTGGCTGGAATCGTTTTGATGGCCATAGGGGTAAATAATCTCCTTTTATTTTATTACAAAGACACTTATCAAAAATACCATTCACCAGTCCTGATCATGATCGCCGTAGTGGCGGTGTCGTGGCTTCTGGCTACAGCATGGGCACCTTTGGGCGCAAACGTGGCTCTTTTTACCAATTTTCTGTTTGTACTTTTGGTCGTGGGGATCATTCTTGGGCTGTTTAGTTTGTTTATCCGCTATTATGAGCAGATGCTTAGTTGGTGCCTTGCCCATAAAGGTACGTTCCTTTTACTGCCAGCTATGATGATTTTTCTGGGCTTGAACAGTTGGATTGGGTTTGCAGGATTGTTTGGCTGGGTAGCCGATGGTGTTGACCGGTTGGGGTGGAATATCCGAACGACAAAAGTGTACAGCAGTATGGTCCATGCATTTCCAGGGATGGGAGAGGAATTTATGCCAGCGCTAGATGAAGGAGCTTTTCTGCTGATGCCTACTTCCATGCCGCATTCAGGAGTAGAAGCCAATAAAAAAATCCTTCAGCAACTGGACATGCTGGTGAGCAGTATTCCAGAGATCACCTCAGTGGTAGGAAAGGCAGGTCGGGCAGAGACGTCGCTAGACCCAGCTCCCATGTCCATGTTCGAGAATATTATTCTCTATAAACCTGAATTTAGGGTAGATGAAAATGGCAGAAAGATTCGGTTTGCGGTGGATGAAGAGGGGACGTTTTTGAAGGATGAACAGGGACAATTGATCCCCGATGAGCATGGCGCGTATTATCGACAGTGGCGGGACCACATCAAAAGCCCGGACGATATTTGGGATGAAATAGCCAAGGCCTCCAAGTTGCCGGGCGTAACGTCAGCACCTAAGCTACAACCCATCGAAACCCGGTTGCTCATGCTTCAGACAGGCATGCGTGCTCCTATTGGGCTAAAAGTGTACGGGCCAGATTTAGAGACGATTGCTGAATTTAGTACGGAGCTTGAACAGTACCTCAAGGAAGTCTCCGGTGTGAAGCCAGCAGCTGTTTTTGCAGACCGGTCACTGGGCAAGCCTTATTTGGAAATTGACCTGGACAGGAAGGCGATCGCACGTTATGGCCTTCAAGTGAAGAATGTCCAAGAAACCATTTCGGCAGCAATGGGCGGCATGAAGATGACGACTACGGTGGAAGGAAGGGAGCGATATGCTATCCGGGCCAGGTATGCGCGGGATTTCCGGCAAAGCCCGGAGGCCATAGAGCAGGTGCTGATCAGTACTTCCTCCGGAATTCAGGTACCGTTAGGCGAAATGGCTTCCATCCAATACCGGCAAGGTCCGATAATGATTCGAAGTGAGGATTCGTTTTTGGTGGGGTATGTTTTGTTGGATAAGCAGCCAAATGTGGCAGAGGTAACGGTAGTAGAAAATGCCCAAAAATACCTTCAAGGTAAAATTGATAGCGGAGAGCTGAAGGTGCCGAAAGGAGTGAGTTACCGGTTTTCAGGATCCTATGAAAACCAAGTCAGGGCAGAAAAGAGGTTGTCCATTGTGATCCCGCTATGCCTGATCTTGATCTTTCTGATCCTCTATTTTCAATTTAGATCGGTGCCCATTACCCTGTTCATATTTTCGGCCATCTCCATGGCATTTGCAGGGGCTTTCATCATGCTCTGGCTATATGGCCAGCCCTGGTTTATGGATGTTGAGGTGCTGGGAAGTTCCATGCGGACACTTTTCCAAATGAAAACCTATAACCTGAGTGTGGCTGTTTGGGTCGGATTTATCGCCTTGTTTGGGATTGCTACGGATGATGGAGTGGTCATGGCCACTTATTTGAAGCAGCGGTTTGAGGTGAACAGGACGAAGACGGTTCCAGAGATCAGACAGGCCGTAAAGGAAGCAGGGATGCGAAGGATAAGACCTTGCCTTATGACATCTGCTACCACCTTGTTGGCATTATTGCCGGTATTGACCTCTAGTGGCAGAGGGTCCGATATCATGATTCCGATGGCCATTCCTTCCTTTGGTGGGATGGCGGTGGCCTTGGTTTCGCTGTTCATTGTGCCGGTATTGTACAGCTGGTGGGAAGAGCGAAAAATAGTAACAAACGGTGATTTGCAAAGTAAAAACCCGAAACAACAACGCATATGA
- a CDS encoding TolC family protein has protein sequence MISCRKWPAVVGAVSLLCLCFQVQGQSLADYIEEAAENNPEIQAANSRYAASLERVPQVGGLPDPELSVGFYLQDMATLMGDQRLNATLMQRFPWFGTLQASKDEASLLAKANYQDFEAVKNALIYDVKTTYYQLYLLEHHLMVARKNLQLLNDLEELALNKFKGGTPGKSGKMTDVLRIQIEQKALVARIAALEDEHAVREVDFNLLLNRPKDTPVHMDASFWNEEEILWDKEVVLDSILNANPQVKKMEWEGLAYQKKGEAARLKGLPSFGVGLSYMVNSPRQPAGDINGPMGYVPGGMGHNMVMPMVSVSVPLFRGKYKAASKESEYYYQASVQAKEALDNTLRSAWEEQYRLIREAERNANLYQDQVVLLQKTMDLMIADYSSAAGSFEELLSVQRQLLDFEMKTAEETFKKLQAYAKLASLMAKGITL, from the coding sequence ATGATTTCATGCCGAAAATGGCCGGCGGTGGTAGGGGCAGTTAGCCTGTTGTGCCTGTGCTTTCAGGTCCAGGGGCAAAGTTTAGCGGATTACATAGAGGAAGCAGCGGAAAACAATCCGGAAATTCAAGCTGCCAACAGCCGCTATGCTGCCAGCTTGGAGCGGGTTCCCCAAGTGGGCGGATTGCCAGATCCGGAATTAAGTGTTGGGTTTTACCTGCAAGACATGGCTACCCTGATGGGGGACCAAAGGCTCAACGCAACATTAATGCAGCGATTCCCGTGGTTTGGCACGTTACAAGCCTCTAAAGACGAGGCAAGCTTATTGGCCAAGGCAAATTATCAAGACTTTGAGGCGGTAAAAAACGCTTTGATTTATGATGTTAAAACGACCTATTATCAATTGTATTTACTGGAGCATCACCTGATGGTGGCCCGTAAAAACCTTCAACTGCTGAATGACTTGGAGGAACTGGCCCTGAATAAATTCAAGGGGGGGACGCCGGGAAAAAGCGGGAAAATGACCGATGTACTGCGTATCCAAATTGAGCAGAAGGCGCTCGTGGCCCGCATTGCAGCATTAGAAGATGAACATGCCGTAAGGGAGGTGGATTTCAACTTGCTGCTCAATAGGCCCAAGGATACTCCTGTCCATATGGATGCTTCATTTTGGAATGAGGAGGAAATATTATGGGACAAGGAGGTGGTATTGGACAGTATTTTGAACGCGAATCCCCAAGTGAAAAAAATGGAATGGGAAGGATTGGCTTACCAGAAGAAAGGAGAGGCAGCCCGGCTTAAAGGCCTTCCCAGTTTTGGGGTGGGGCTTAGCTATATGGTCAATAGCCCCCGTCAGCCAGCAGGAGACATCAATGGTCCAATGGGATATGTCCCTGGAGGAATGGGGCATAATATGGTCATGCCAATGGTTTCCGTTTCGGTGCCGCTTTTTAGGGGCAAATACAAAGCCGCCAGTAAAGAATCCGAATATTATTACCAAGCTTCCGTGCAGGCGAAAGAGGCCCTGGACAACACATTACGATCTGCTTGGGAAGAACAATATCGCCTGATCCGGGAAGCGGAAAGAAATGCAAACTTGTACCAAGATCAAGTAGTTTTACTTCAAAAGACGATGGACTTGATGATCGCAGATTACAGCAGTGCTGCGGGAAGTTTTGAAGAACTGCTCAGTGTGCAGCGGCAATTGCTGGATTTTGAAATGAAGACGGCTGAAGAGACCTTTAAAAAGCTCCAAGCTTATGCAAAATTAGCTTCTTTAATGGCCAAAGGAATTACACTATGA
- a CDS encoding efflux RND transporter periplasmic adaptor subunit yields the protein MKFMKGRKLLILMFLGAFLAGGIIGGVLTSGEGAKEALDQHDHKGETVYTCSMHPQIKQNEPGDCPICGMDLVPLSTLGDSEDTNPYVMTMSPEAVALANIATSTVKAGSEMASNHLTLSGTIEVDERNVKSVSANFDGRIDDLYVAFTGQEVKQGQRLARIYSPDLIAAHRELLEAKKATGISPKLYEAAKQKLKQWQLTDAQITKMANDEDYQPHFDIYAATSGVVTDRKVAAGDYVSRGQVLFEITNLNKVWVMLDAYEQGLGQISAGDQIQFSVNALPGEEFSAKVAFIDPVVSADSRSAKVRAEVNNFSGKLKPGMFVTAKLSTQDEAPVDAGVMVPKSSILWTGRRSVVYRQVGSEMKPAFEMVQVELGPVAGEMQQVLTGLSPGDQIVTNGVFAVDGAAQLSGKYSMMAHPEEQDFQVSESFGKVIEEVIAAYLTMKNRLVRDESGQAAAGNLHKLLTEENPPLSQEKALEKWKEISESLAANALAMSQTSDIAKQREWLVPVSNEMIKLLDAFGGQGKKLFKDYCPMAKNDQGAYWLSEFEEIKNPYFGASMLSCGEIKKVYPSQGSHQQKSGHSGHQH from the coding sequence ATGAAATTTATGAAAGGAAGAAAACTACTTATATTGATGTTCCTTGGTGCTTTTTTGGCGGGTGGAATCATCGGTGGGGTGCTGACTTCGGGTGAAGGAGCGAAAGAGGCTCTCGACCAGCACGATCATAAGGGTGAAACCGTGTACACTTGTTCGATGCACCCGCAGATCAAGCAAAATGAGCCAGGAGATTGCCCTATTTGCGGCATGGATTTGGTGCCACTTTCTACCCTCGGCGATAGCGAGGATACCAATCCTTATGTCATGACCATGAGCCCTGAGGCGGTGGCTTTGGCGAATATTGCCACTTCTACCGTCAAGGCCGGAAGTGAGATGGCTTCAAATCATTTGACACTGAGTGGGACGATTGAAGTGGATGAACGAAATGTGAAGTCGGTTTCTGCCAATTTTGACGGGAGGATAGATGATTTATACGTGGCATTTACCGGGCAGGAGGTGAAACAAGGCCAACGCTTGGCCCGCATATATTCTCCTGATTTAATTGCTGCCCATCGGGAGCTGCTGGAAGCCAAAAAGGCAACAGGCATCAGCCCTAAGCTCTATGAAGCAGCAAAACAGAAACTAAAGCAATGGCAATTGACCGATGCGCAAATAACCAAGATGGCAAATGATGAAGACTATCAGCCCCATTTCGATATTTACGCGGCCACCTCAGGTGTGGTGACCGACAGAAAGGTGGCCGCTGGAGATTATGTGAGCCGAGGGCAAGTGCTTTTTGAAATCACCAATTTGAACAAAGTGTGGGTGATGCTGGATGCCTACGAACAGGGTTTGGGACAAATCAGCGCTGGTGATCAAATCCAATTTTCGGTAAATGCTTTACCGGGAGAGGAGTTTTCGGCCAAAGTAGCGTTTATCGATCCGGTCGTTTCAGCGGACAGCAGAAGTGCCAAGGTCAGGGCTGAAGTAAACAATTTCTCCGGTAAACTCAAACCGGGGATGTTCGTCACGGCAAAGCTTTCAACGCAAGATGAAGCACCGGTGGATGCCGGGGTGATGGTGCCGAAGTCGTCTATATTGTGGACGGGGAGAAGGTCGGTTGTTTACCGGCAGGTAGGAAGTGAAATGAAGCCGGCCTTTGAGATGGTGCAGGTGGAGCTAGGACCGGTAGCAGGGGAGATGCAGCAAGTGTTGACAGGGCTTTCTCCGGGAGACCAGATTGTGACCAATGGCGTTTTTGCCGTGGACGGTGCCGCGCAGTTGAGCGGAAAATACAGCATGATGGCACACCCCGAAGAGCAGGATTTTCAGGTTTCGGAAAGTTTTGGTAAAGTCATTGAAGAGGTGATAGCAGCATATTTGACCATGAAAAATCGTTTGGTCAGGGATGAATCCGGGCAAGCTGCCGCGGGTAATCTGCATAAGCTTTTGACAGAGGAAAATCCTCCATTATCGCAAGAAAAAGCCCTGGAGAAATGGAAGGAAATCAGTGAATCCTTGGCGGCAAATGCATTGGCCATGAGCCAAACATCAGATATAGCAAAGCAAAGGGAGTGGTTAGTGCCTGTTTCGAATGAAATGATCAAACTGCTGGATGCTTTTGGGGGGCAAGGGAAAAAGCTCTTCAAGGATTATTGCCCCATGGCAAAAAATGATCAGGGAGCCTATTGGCTCAGTGAGTTTGAGGAGATCAAAAACCCCTACTTCGGGGCGTCTATGCTTTCCTGCGGTGAAATAAAGAAGGTTTACCCATCGCAAGGTTCGCATCAGCAAAAGAGCGGGCATTCCGGTCACCAACATTAG
- a CDS encoding DUF3347 domain-containing protein, giving the protein MRRISVIGSALAIAMIMTVSCGSKKHEESHGHDHAKETAHNAVKGEALSFKEVGSKEIFQSYLSVKNALVKGDASAASEGAGALLAIQGFEGQDAAMKIQETSDLAAQREAFADLSASVESSLTGQVTSGAVYKQFCPMAFEGKGGYWLSDQEAIKNPYYGDKMLTCGRVDHVMGAQ; this is encoded by the coding sequence ATGAGAAGAATTAGTGTAATCGGTTCAGCATTGGCAATTGCCATGATCATGACAGTCAGCTGTGGTTCAAAAAAGCATGAAGAATCCCATGGCCACGACCACGCCAAAGAAACGGCGCACAATGCAGTAAAAGGAGAGGCGCTGTCCTTTAAGGAGGTGGGAAGCAAAGAAATTTTCCAATCCTATTTATCCGTGAAAAATGCATTGGTGAAAGGTGATGCTTCAGCTGCCAGCGAAGGTGCTGGAGCGCTATTGGCCATTCAGGGTTTTGAGGGCCAGGACGCGGCCATGAAAATTCAGGAAACCTCTGACCTTGCCGCTCAGCGGGAAGCATTTGCTGACTTGAGTGCATCGGTCGAGTCGTCATTGACCGGTCAGGTGACCTCGGGGGCGGTGTACAAACAGTTTTGTCCCATGGCATTTGAAGGCAAGGGAGGGTATTGGCTTTCCGATCAAGAAGCCATCAAGAACCCTTACTACGGAGACAAGATGCTTACTTGTGGCCGTGTTGATCACGTTATGGGAGCGCAATAA
- a CDS encoding copper-translocating P-type ATPase, with protein MTQENHHQSAHDHHDQHDHGGHHAHMLQDFKRRFWVSIILTVPVLLLSKMIQEWIGMEWTFPGDKYILFGLSTAIYFYGGWPFLKGLKEELEEGKPAMMTLIALAITVAYGYSSAVVFGLDGKGFFWELATLIDLMLIGHWIEMKSVMNASGALDELAKLMPSTAHKFKEDGDTEEVKIADLQQGDEVLIKPGEKVPADGVVVDGSSYVNESMLTGESKPVKKGKGDELVGGAINEQGSLRIAVKKVGEEAYLSRVIDMVKSAQDTKSKTQNLANKAAGWLFYISIGAGAITMGVWLVLGKEFDFALERMVTVMIIACPHALGLAIPLVTAISTSVAAKNGLLIRNRTAFEQSGKVTMVIFDKTGTLTAGDFGVKECKSIHEGYSDEEILRYTASIEHHSEHPIANGIMKKVNEEELDYPSAKDYENITGEGVKAKVEGKKVMVVSPGYLKKQGIEVSEDIKEEGVETLVFLVVENKAVGYVKLADSVRKSSQKAVSTLQNDGVKVIMATGDNESAAKAVSDELGLDGYHAEVLPEDKQSIVQSAQKKGEVVLMTGDGVNDAPALAAAAIGVAIGSGTDVAAETADIVLVNSDPMDLSAMIRFGEATYQKMRQNLFWATAYNAIALPLATGFVPKLVISPALGAVLMSLSTIVVAINAQLLRKKLHKD; from the coding sequence ATGACACAAGAAAACCACCATCAATCAGCACATGACCACCATGACCAGCATGATCATGGTGGACACCATGCCCATATGCTTCAGGATTTTAAAAGAAGGTTTTGGGTTTCCATTATTTTGACGGTTCCCGTCCTGCTTCTTTCTAAGATGATCCAGGAGTGGATTGGGATGGAATGGACCTTTCCTGGTGATAAATATATTCTTTTCGGGCTGTCGACAGCCATATATTTTTATGGAGGATGGCCATTTCTGAAAGGATTAAAGGAAGAGCTTGAAGAGGGCAAACCGGCCATGATGACCTTGATAGCTTTAGCCATTACCGTTGCCTATGGTTATAGCTCAGCAGTGGTATTTGGGCTGGATGGCAAGGGGTTTTTCTGGGAGCTTGCCACCTTGATCGATTTGATGCTCATAGGGCATTGGATCGAGATGAAATCAGTGATGAATGCCTCCGGTGCATTGGACGAGTTGGCTAAGCTCATGCCTTCGACCGCTCATAAATTCAAAGAGGATGGGGATACGGAAGAGGTAAAGATAGCCGATTTGCAGCAAGGCGATGAAGTGCTGATCAAGCCAGGAGAGAAAGTCCCTGCTGATGGTGTGGTGGTAGATGGCAGTAGTTATGTCAATGAGTCCATGTTGACAGGAGAGTCCAAACCTGTTAAGAAAGGCAAAGGTGATGAATTGGTAGGAGGAGCGATCAATGAACAGGGATCCTTAAGAATAGCGGTCAAAAAAGTGGGTGAGGAGGCCTACCTTTCCCGGGTAATCGACATGGTGAAATCTGCACAGGACACCAAGTCTAAGACTCAAAATTTAGCCAATAAAGCAGCAGGTTGGCTGTTTTATATTTCGATAGGAGCAGGAGCCATCACCATGGGCGTGTGGTTGGTGTTGGGGAAGGAATTTGATTTTGCCCTGGAGCGGATGGTGACAGTGATGATCATTGCCTGTCCTCATGCACTTGGACTTGCCATACCACTTGTTACGGCTATTTCCACATCGGTTGCGGCTAAAAATGGTCTCTTGATAAGAAACCGGACGGCATTTGAGCAATCTGGAAAAGTGACCATGGTAATATTTGACAAGACGGGTACCTTGACCGCTGGTGATTTTGGTGTCAAGGAATGCAAAAGTATACATGAAGGTTATTCGGATGAGGAAATCCTAAGGTATACGGCATCTATTGAGCATCATTCCGAACATCCCATTGCCAATGGCATCATGAAGAAGGTAAACGAAGAGGAACTCGATTATCCATCAGCGAAGGATTATGAAAACATCACAGGAGAAGGAGTAAAGGCAAAAGTGGAAGGAAAAAAGGTGATGGTGGTAAGCCCAGGGTATTTGAAAAAGCAGGGAATAGAGGTTTCCGAGGATATTAAGGAAGAAGGAGTGGAGACATTGGTCTTTTTGGTAGTAGAAAATAAGGCTGTAGGATATGTGAAATTGGCAGATAGTGTGCGTAAATCCTCCCAAAAAGCCGTTTCTACCCTTCAAAATGATGGAGTGAAAGTAATCATGGCCACAGGTGATAACGAGTCGGCCGCGAAAGCGGTGAGTGATGAATTGGGGCTGGATGGTTATCATGCCGAGGTTTTGCCAGAGGACAAACAAAGCATCGTTCAGTCAGCACAAAAAAAAGGAGAAGTGGTCTTGATGACTGGTGATGGAGTGAATGATGCTCCTGCATTGGCCGCGGCAGCTATAGGGGTAGCGATAGGTTCTGGGACGGACGTGGCGGCAGAGACGGCTGATATTGTGTTGGTAAACAGCGATCCGATGGATTTGTCTGCGATGATTCGTTTTGGGGAGGCCACTTATCAGAAAATGCGTCAAAACCTGTTTTGGGCCACCGCTTACAATGCCATAGCATTACCGCTGGCCACTGGCTTTGTTCCAAAACTGGTGATCAGTCCTGCCTTGGGAGCGGTACTGATGAGTCTAAGTACCATTGTAGTGGCCATAAATGCGCAGCTTCTAAGAAAGAAACTGCACAAGGATTGA
- a CDS encoding acetyl-CoA hydrolase/transferase family protein gives MNLSFSTAEDAVKVVKSNDRVFVHGSAATPSTLLLALAQRHQELKNVEIVSITTLGDMPLTEPPYQDSFYINSLFVSANVRNAVNSSQGGYVPIFLSEIGILFRRNILPIDVAIVNVSPPDTHGYCTLGTSVDVAKPAVDTAKVVIAQINPHMPRTHGDGMIHISQFDHVVESNDPLPEVDYSSKIGANELKIGNHIAALIEDGSTLQMGIGAIPDAVLDALHHHKDLGVHTEMFSNGIMGLMDSGALTNKYKVKHPGKVVTSFAVGNRDLYDRIHDNPILSFHETAYVNDTAVIRKNPKVISINSCLEMDLTGQVCADSIGTYHYSGVGGQMDFMRGAALSVGGKPIMALSATTKKGASKIVPFLRQGAGVVTTRAHMHYVVTEYGVAYLYGKNLRQRAVALMNIAAPEHREEIEKSIIERFGSINHPVS, from the coding sequence ATGAATTTGTCATTTTCAACTGCAGAGGATGCAGTAAAAGTAGTAAAAAGCAATGACCGGGTCTTTGTCCATGGAAGTGCCGCCACTCCTTCCACCTTGCTTTTAGCACTTGCCCAGCGGCACCAGGAGCTGAAAAATGTCGAAATTGTCTCGATCACCACATTAGGCGACATGCCCTTGACCGAACCACCTTATCAGGACAGTTTTTATATTAACTCCCTTTTTGTTTCTGCCAATGTCAGAAATGCCGTAAACTCTAGCCAAGGGGGCTATGTCCCTATTTTCTTAAGTGAAATCGGCATACTTTTTCGGAGAAACATCCTCCCAATTGATGTGGCCATCGTAAATGTATCCCCTCCGGACACGCATGGCTACTGCACCTTGGGAACTTCCGTAGATGTCGCCAAACCCGCTGTGGACACCGCTAAAGTAGTCATCGCCCAAATCAATCCCCATATGCCCCGCACCCATGGTGACGGGATGATCCACATAAGCCAATTTGATCATGTAGTAGAATCCAACGACCCTCTGCCGGAAGTGGATTATTCCAGTAAAATCGGCGCAAACGAACTCAAAATAGGAAACCATATTGCAGCGCTTATCGAGGACGGGTCCACCCTCCAAATGGGCATAGGAGCCATCCCTGACGCGGTATTGGATGCCCTCCACCACCATAAGGATTTGGGAGTTCATACAGAAATGTTTTCCAATGGCATCATGGGACTGATGGACAGCGGAGCCCTTACCAATAAATACAAAGTCAAGCATCCTGGAAAAGTGGTCACCTCTTTTGCCGTAGGCAATAGGGACTTATACGACCGGATACATGATAATCCTATCCTATCTTTCCATGAAACCGCCTATGTAAACGACACGGCCGTTATCAGAAAAAACCCAAAAGTAATTTCGATCAACTCATGCCTCGAAATGGACCTTACTGGCCAAGTTTGTGCAGATTCAATCGGCACTTACCATTATTCGGGTGTGGGCGGCCAGATGGACTTTATGAGAGGGGCTGCCTTATCGGTAGGCGGAAAACCCATCATGGCCCTTTCTGCCACCACCAAAAAAGGCGCCTCCAAAATCGTCCCCTTCCTTCGGCAAGGTGCCGGGGTGGTTACCACCAGGGCGCACATGCACTATGTCGTCACAGAATATGGCGTAGCTTACCTCTACGGCAAAAACCTTCGCCAACGGGCAGTGGCACTCATGAACATCGCCGCACCCGAACATCGCGAAGAAATCGAAAAATCGATCATTGAACGGTTCGGGTCCATTAATCATCCGGTATCTTGA